In Seriola aureovittata isolate HTS-2021-v1 ecotype China chromosome 24, ASM2101889v1, whole genome shotgun sequence, the following proteins share a genomic window:
- the LOC130165113 gene encoding keratin, type I cytoskeletal 18-like isoform X2: MPSNTAASMFGGAGGRGSRASVASLEGLRNVMRNETDKDSSPAPPPAKPAAAAAPAPAPSPADDKHTLRGLNGRLSGYLDRVKQLKEENDNLGKQIGEIVAKRKAPEGRDWDETGKPLEDLTNKIKDITMDNAKLLLQIDNTKLANDDFKNKLDDETKARKELEKDLEVLKKTMEDTKLNCEQSKKETDLVKDELARINKEHKDEVDILREKIKESEVKVEVDSKNSNLAEVLNKIRNQYDELAKKNLKETDEWYQSKFENIKVVEAQNVEVLHSGKTELKDLLKQKQILEIKIQSSQSTIRNLEETLRNTEVEYGQQLAPLNKVIMDLASELEKVRAQVENQVETNKNLLCVKMKLESEINGYQQLINGMTADTESAEFSLEDALRSAKA; this comes from the exons ATGCCTTCAAACACCGCTGCCAGCATGTTTGGTGGAGCCGGAGGAAGGGGCTCCAGGGCGTCCGTGGCCAGCCTGGAGGGGCTGCGTAACGTGATGCGCAACGAGACGGACAAAGACTCCTCGcccgctcctcctccagcaaaacctgccgctgccgctgcccCCGCTCCTGCTCCAAGCCCCGCTGATGACAAGCACACACTGCGGGGTCTGAATGGCCGTCTGTCCGGCTACCTGGACAGGGTGAAGCAGCTGAAGGAGGAAAACGACAATCTGGGGAAACAGATTGGTGAGATTGTGGCCAAGAGGAAGGCGCCTGAGGGACGGGATTGGGATGAGACTGGGAAACCCCTAGAAGACCTCACGAACAAG aTCAAAGACATCACCATGGACAATGCCAAGCTGCTACTCCAGATTGACAACACCAAACTGGCCAATGATGACTTCAAGAACAA GCTGGACGATGAGACAAAGGCCCGTAAGGAACTGGAAAAAGACCTGGAGGTTCTGAAGAAGACCATGGAGGACACCAAGCTGAACTGCGAGCAGTCTAAGAAAGAGACTGATTTGGTGAAGGACGAGCTCGCTCGCATCAACAAGGAACACAAGGAT GAGGTGGACATCCTGCGTGAGAAGATCAAGGAGTCCGAGGTTAAGGTGGAGGTTGATTCCAAGAACTCCAACCTGGCCGAGGTTCTCAACAAGATCCGCAACCAGTACGATGAACTGGCCAAGAAGAACCTGAAGGAGACTGACGAGTGGTACCAGAGCAAG TTTGAGAACATAAAGGTGGTGGAGGCCCAGAACGTCGAGGTCTTGCACTCCGGAAAGACGGAGCTCAAGGATCTgctcaaacagaaacaaattctGGAAATTAAGATCCAGAGTTCGCAGAGCACG ATCCGAAATCTGGAGGAAACCCTGAGGAACACCGAAGTTGAGTACGGTCAACAACTGGCCCCTCTCAACAAGGTGATCATGGACCTGGCGTCGGAGCTGGAGAAGGTGAGGGCACAGGTGGAGAACCAGGTGGAAACCAACAAGAACCTGCTGTGTGTCAAGATGAAGTTGGAGTCGGAAATCAACGGCTACCAGCAGCTGATCAATGGGATGACGGCTGATACTGAAAG CGCGGAGTTTTCTTTAGAGGATGCACTGCGCAGCG CAAAAGCCTAA
- the LOC130165113 gene encoding keratin, type I cytoskeletal 18-like isoform X3, whose amino-acid sequence MPSNTAASMFGGAGGRGSRASVASLEGLRNVMRNETDKDSSPAPPPAKPAAAAAPAPAPSPADDKHTLRGLNGRLSGYLDRVKQLKEENDNLGKQIGEIVAKRKAPEGRDWDETGKPLEDLTNKIKDITMDNAKLLLQIDNTKLANDDFKNKLDDETKARKELEKDLEVLKKTMEDTKLNCEQSKKETDLVKDELARINKEHKDEVDILREKIKESEVKVEVDSKNSNLAEVLNKIRNQYDELAKKNLKETDEWYQSKFENIKVVEAQNVEVLHSGKTELKDLLKQKQILEIKIQSSQSTIRNLEETLRNTEVEYGQQLAPLNKVIMDLASELEKVRAQVENQVETNKNLLCVKMKLESEINGYQQLINGMTADTESKSLTTRRLSSSRK is encoded by the exons ATGCCTTCAAACACCGCTGCCAGCATGTTTGGTGGAGCCGGAGGAAGGGGCTCCAGGGCGTCCGTGGCCAGCCTGGAGGGGCTGCGTAACGTGATGCGCAACGAGACGGACAAAGACTCCTCGcccgctcctcctccagcaaaacctgccgctgccgctgcccCCGCTCCTGCTCCAAGCCCCGCTGATGACAAGCACACACTGCGGGGTCTGAATGGCCGTCTGTCCGGCTACCTGGACAGGGTGAAGCAGCTGAAGGAGGAAAACGACAATCTGGGGAAACAGATTGGTGAGATTGTGGCCAAGAGGAAGGCGCCTGAGGGACGGGATTGGGATGAGACTGGGAAACCCCTAGAAGACCTCACGAACAAG aTCAAAGACATCACCATGGACAATGCCAAGCTGCTACTCCAGATTGACAACACCAAACTGGCCAATGATGACTTCAAGAACAA GCTGGACGATGAGACAAAGGCCCGTAAGGAACTGGAAAAAGACCTGGAGGTTCTGAAGAAGACCATGGAGGACACCAAGCTGAACTGCGAGCAGTCTAAGAAAGAGACTGATTTGGTGAAGGACGAGCTCGCTCGCATCAACAAGGAACACAAGGAT GAGGTGGACATCCTGCGTGAGAAGATCAAGGAGTCCGAGGTTAAGGTGGAGGTTGATTCCAAGAACTCCAACCTGGCCGAGGTTCTCAACAAGATCCGCAACCAGTACGATGAACTGGCCAAGAAGAACCTGAAGGAGACTGACGAGTGGTACCAGAGCAAG TTTGAGAACATAAAGGTGGTGGAGGCCCAGAACGTCGAGGTCTTGCACTCCGGAAAGACGGAGCTCAAGGATCTgctcaaacagaaacaaattctGGAAATTAAGATCCAGAGTTCGCAGAGCACG ATCCGAAATCTGGAGGAAACCCTGAGGAACACCGAAGTTGAGTACGGTCAACAACTGGCCCCTCTCAACAAGGTGATCATGGACCTGGCGTCGGAGCTGGAGAAGGTGAGGGCACAGGTGGAGAACCAGGTGGAAACCAACAAGAACCTGCTGTGTGTCAAGATGAAGTTGGAGTCGGAAATCAACGGCTACCAGCAGCTGATCAATGGGATGACGGCTGATACTGAAAG CAAAAGCCTAACAACGAGGcgcctgagcagcagcaggaagtga
- the LOC130165380 gene encoding G-protein coupled bile acid receptor 1-like — MGGSLHISPTTTMDYNDSHAFLSGEQLIYTITIPLSTSIILANLVIILGIAWNRQLHNTPNYFFLSLLVADMCTGVTLPFIPLMGLNRELSFSSCLVAHIFPNFLFLAFLFNLVMVHYERFICIVDPLHYNNLWMHRSFPLALLVVWVPPLLYACLPAFGWNNWTGPDWDGCCCASGQNLTPLSNCSANATTCCSYRRVFPNAFIYLEVYGLVLPAILTIAGMTGRVLWITRGQLKDICRLHRSVERGSQASDQEQRLNLRYTRCVVAVSLTFLACWVPYLIYMHVCIAFLISDTKWSSTTHIVLSCTGIGSMAVVPLVLGLANKQYTEPAYKVLQKLRDRWRRRTRESEEVAV; from the coding sequence CCGCTGTCGACCTCCATCATCCTGGCCAACCTGGTCATCATCCTGGGCATCGCCTGGAACCGCCAGCTCCACAACACGCCCAACTACTTCTTCCTCAGCCTGTTAGTGGCTGACATGTGCACGGGCGTGACGCTGCCCTTCATACCTTTAATGGGCCTAAACCGGGAGTTGAGTTTCAGCTCCTGTTTGGTGGCTCACATTTTCCCAAATTTCCTCTTCTTGGCGTTCCTTTTCAACCTTGTAATGGTTCACTATGAGCGCTTCATTTGCATCGTCGACCCCCTGCATTACAATAACTTGTGGATGCATCGCAGTTTTCCTCTAGCATTGCTTGTGGTGTGGGTGCCCCCGCTTCTCTATGCATGTCTACCGGCCTTTGGGTGGAATAACTGGACAGGACCAGATTGGGACGGCTGTTGTTGTGCAAGCGGCCAAAATTTGACCCCACTTTCAAACTGTTCAGCAAATGCAACCACCTGCTGCTCGTACCGCAGAGTATTCCCCAATGCTTTTATCTACTTGGAGGTGTATGGGCTCGTCCTACCTGCAATTCTCACCATCGCTGGCATGACTGGCCGCGTTCTGTGGATCACCAGAGGCCAGCTGAAGGACATTTGTCGCCTCCATCGTTCGGTGGAGCGGGGGAGTCAGGCCTCAGACCAAGAGCAGAGGCTGAACCTGCGGTACACTCGCTGCGTGGTGGCTGTGTCGCTGACCTTCCTCGCATGCTGGGTTCCCTACCTCATTTACATGCACGTGTGCATAGCGTTCCTGATCAGTGACACCAAGTGGAGCTCCACCACTCACATTGTGCTGTCTTGCACCGGCATCGGAAGCATGGCCGTGGTGCCGCTGGTGCTCGGCCTTGCCAACAAGCAGTACACGGAACCGGCATACAAAGTTCTCCAGAAACtcagagacaggtggaggcgaAGGACACGGGAATCAGAGGAGGTGGCAGTGTGA
- the LOC130165113 gene encoding keratin, type I cytoskeletal 18-like isoform X4 produces the protein MPSNTAASMFGGAGGRGSRASVASLEGLRNVMRNETDKDSSPAPPPAKPAAAAAPAPAPSPADDKHTLRGLNGRLSGYLDRVKQLKEENDNLGKQIGEIVAKRKAPEGRDWDETGKPLEDLTNKIKDITMDNAKLLLQIDNTKLANDDFKNKLDDETKARKELEKDLEVLKKTMEDTKLNCEQSKKETDLVKDELARINKEHKDEVDILREKIKESEVKVEVDSKNSNLAEVLNKIRNQYDELAKKNLKETDEWYQSKFENIKVVEAQNVEVLHSGKTELKDLLKQKQILEIKIQSSQSTIRNLEETLRNTEVEYGQQLAPLNKVIMDLASELEKVRAQVENQVETNKNLLCVKMKLESEINGYQQLINGMTADTERTAKA, from the exons ATGCCTTCAAACACCGCTGCCAGCATGTTTGGTGGAGCCGGAGGAAGGGGCTCCAGGGCGTCCGTGGCCAGCCTGGAGGGGCTGCGTAACGTGATGCGCAACGAGACGGACAAAGACTCCTCGcccgctcctcctccagcaaaacctgccgctgccgctgcccCCGCTCCTGCTCCAAGCCCCGCTGATGACAAGCACACACTGCGGGGTCTGAATGGCCGTCTGTCCGGCTACCTGGACAGGGTGAAGCAGCTGAAGGAGGAAAACGACAATCTGGGGAAACAGATTGGTGAGATTGTGGCCAAGAGGAAGGCGCCTGAGGGACGGGATTGGGATGAGACTGGGAAACCCCTAGAAGACCTCACGAACAAG aTCAAAGACATCACCATGGACAATGCCAAGCTGCTACTCCAGATTGACAACACCAAACTGGCCAATGATGACTTCAAGAACAA GCTGGACGATGAGACAAAGGCCCGTAAGGAACTGGAAAAAGACCTGGAGGTTCTGAAGAAGACCATGGAGGACACCAAGCTGAACTGCGAGCAGTCTAAGAAAGAGACTGATTTGGTGAAGGACGAGCTCGCTCGCATCAACAAGGAACACAAGGAT GAGGTGGACATCCTGCGTGAGAAGATCAAGGAGTCCGAGGTTAAGGTGGAGGTTGATTCCAAGAACTCCAACCTGGCCGAGGTTCTCAACAAGATCCGCAACCAGTACGATGAACTGGCCAAGAAGAACCTGAAGGAGACTGACGAGTGGTACCAGAGCAAG TTTGAGAACATAAAGGTGGTGGAGGCCCAGAACGTCGAGGTCTTGCACTCCGGAAAGACGGAGCTCAAGGATCTgctcaaacagaaacaaattctGGAAATTAAGATCCAGAGTTCGCAGAGCACG ATCCGAAATCTGGAGGAAACCCTGAGGAACACCGAAGTTGAGTACGGTCAACAACTGGCCCCTCTCAACAAGGTGATCATGGACCTGGCGTCGGAGCTGGAGAAGGTGAGGGCACAGGTGGAGAACCAGGTGGAAACCAACAAGAACCTGCTGTGTGTCAAGATGAAGTTGGAGTCGGAAATCAACGGCTACCAGCAGCTGATCAATGGGATGACGGCTGATACTGAAAG AACAGCAAAAGCCTAA
- the LOC130165115 gene encoding keratin, type II cytoskeletal 8-like, protein MSKPRDYSSQSYSPSGTGPAKSLPTNNKIDSAGKSREKDDMVGLNDKFVQLIDKVKHLEDENKKLDTKLKILKEQEDYEGNVDDIVKQLKNELEQRVEGLLRDQDKLQAELLKDQEEVEDTKRRYEKELQKKADLENDFVVTKKDVDEGHLKAVNLALELEDLMGKLDFLRVGYDEEIRELESQIQNKTVIIPDNSKRTLDMDEIIQNVKNQYANVAARSREEAEQWNQRKMDAMVLNAGQREQEVRDLKRDISDMLRLIQRLNGDLEALLRKEESLKKEIGDVRTEGDDKLEQAREDIAKLEEALRRAKQDLAGQIREHQELMNLKLALDIEIATYRKLLEGEEERMNDLMRHGDF, encoded by the exons ATGTCTAAACCAAGAGATTACAGCAGCCAGTCCTACTCCCCCAGCGGCACAGGACCCGCCAAAAGCCTGCCGACCAACAACAAAATCGACTCTGCGGGCAAATCCAGGGAGAAGGACGACATGGTTGGACTCAATGACAAGTTCGTCCAGTTGATTGACAAG GTGAAACACCTGGAGGACGAGAACAAAAAGCTCGACACCAAGCTGAAGATCCTCAAGGAGCAGGAGGACTACGAGGGGAACGTCGACGACATCGTGAAGCAGCTGAAGAACGAGCTGGAGCAGCGGGTCGAGGGCCTGCTCCGTGACCAAGACAAGCTGCAGGCCGAGCTGCTCAAggaccaggaggaggtggaggacacTAAGAGGAG GTATGAGAAGGAGTTGCAAAAGAAAGCTGACCTGGAGAATGATTTTGTCGTCACCAAAAAG gatGTGGATGAAGGCCACTTGAAGGCGGTGAATCTGGCTCTGGAGCTGGAGGACCTGATGGGAAAGCTGGATTTCCTCAGGGTTGGCTATGATGAG GAGATCAGGGAGCTGGAGTCTCAAATCCAGAACAAGACGGTGATCATACCTGACAACAGCAAACGGACTCTGGACATGGACGAGATCATCCAGAATGTCAAGAATCAGTACGCCAACGTGGCTGCCCGCAGCAGGGAGGAGGCCGAGCAGTGGAACCAGAGAAAG ATGGATGCCATGGTCTTAAATGCAGGACAACGTGAGCAGGAAGTGCGTGATTTAAAGAGGGACATCTCAGACATGTTGCGCCTCATCCAGAGGCTCAATGGCGACCTGGAGGCTCTCCTAAGGAAG gaaGAGTCCCTGAAGAAGGAAATCGGTGACGTCAGGACAGAAGGCGACGACAAGCTGGAGCAGGCCCGGGAGGACATCGCCAAGCTGGAGGAGGCCTTGAGGCGGGCCAAGCAGGACTTGGCCGGACAGATCCGCGAGCACCAAGAGCTGATGAACCTGAAGCTGGCCTTGGACATCGAGATCGCCACCTACCGCAAGCTGCTGGAGGGCGAGGAGGAGAG GATGAACGACCTCATGCGCCACGGAG Atttctaa
- the LOC130165106 gene encoding C-X-C chemokine receptor type 1-like — protein MSLSYVFTDDFIDELNYTFNYTSIDQTFYIDPKTLSCETTPLEPKVALILCFILIAIFFLAIPGNLLVGLVIGTSRQPLTPSDVYLFHLTIADGLMALSLPFSAVALVQGWIFGDFLCKFFSLIIEANFYTSIIFLACISIDRYLAIVHAGESIRNHQKTCSRILCAAIWAFGGALSLPALFNETYKFDKDSDRLVCSESFDFGSASSWRLATRFFRHFFGFLLPLCIMLTCYSITIARLLRTRGFQKHRAMKVIIAVVIAFVLCWTPYHITMIVDTILRADLVQFNCAMRKSVNVASVATNSLALLHSCINPVLYAFVGEKFRKKMLLLFQRKLRQERVSGTRFSRSTSQTSDANGAVL, from the coding sequence ATGTCACTCAGCTATGTCTTCACAGATGACTTCATTGATGAACTGAATTATACCTTTAATTATACCTCCATCGATCAAACATTCTACATTGATCCAAAGACATTATCATGTGAGACAACACCGCTGGAGCCTAAAGTAGCTCTGATCCTGTGTTTCATCCTCATAGCCATCTTTTTCCTGGCAATACCAGGAAACCTATTGGTGGGGTTGGTGATCGGCACCAGCAGACAGCCCCTGACTCCGTCGgatgtgtatttgtttcatcTGACAATAGCAGATGGTCTGATGGCCCTCAGCCTCCCATTCTCAGCTGTAGCATTGGTTCAAGGATGGATCTTTGGAGACTTCTTGTGCAAGTTCTTCAGCCTCATCATCGAAGCAAACTTCTACACCAGCATCATCTTCCTGGCCTGTATTAGCATCGATCGTTACCTTGCGATCGTGCACGCCGGTGAGAGCATCAGAAACCACCAGAAAACTTGCAGCCGGATCCTTTGTGCAGCAATCTGGGCCTTTGGTGGGGCCCTCAGTCTGCCTGCACTTTTCAATGAAACCTACAAGTTTGACAAAGACTCAGACAGGTTGGTTTGCTCTGAAAGCTTTGACTTTGGCAGTGCTTCTTCATGGAGGCTTGCCACACGCTTTTTCCGCCATTTCTTTGGTTTTTTGCTCCCTCTGTGTATTATGCTGACCTGCTACAGCATCACCATCGCAAGGCTGCTGCGCACTCGTGGTTTCCAGAAGCACCGAGCAATGAAAGTGATCATAGCCGTGGTGATTGCATTTGTGCTGTGCTGGACGCCGTACCACATAACCATGATAGTAGACACGATCCTGAGGGCCGATCTGGTGCAATTTAACTGTGCTATGAGGAAGTCAGTGAATGTGGCTTCGGTTGCGACCAACTCTCTGGCTCTGCTCCACAGCTGCATCAACCCTGTCCTCTATGCATTCGTGGGAGAGAAGTTcaggaaaaaaatgttgctgctttttcagAGGAAGCTCAGGCAGGAGAGGGTGTCAGGGACAAGGTTCAGCAGGTCGACATCTCAGACATCAGATGCAAACGGAGCTGTTCTCTGA
- the arpc2 gene encoding actin-related protein 2/3 complex subunit 2: MILLEINNRIIEETLTLKFDGASNGTKPEAVDVTFADFDGVLYHISNPNGDKTKVMVSISLKFYKELQEHGADELLKRVYGNFLVSTESGYNVSLLYDLDALPANKDEVVHQAGMLKRNCFASVFEKYFKFQEEGKEGEQRAVVHYRDDESMYVEAKKDRVTVVFSTVFKDDDDVIIGKVFMQEFKEGRRASHTAPQVLFSHREPPLELKDTDAAVGDNIGYITFVLFPRHTNANARDNTINLIHTFRDYLHYHIKCSKAYIHTRMRAKTSDFLKVLNRARPDAEKKEMKTISGKTFSR, encoded by the exons ATGATCCTGTTAGAAATCAATAACCGCATTATAGAGGAGACGCTGACGTTGAAGTTCGACGGCGCATCCAACGG AACCAAACCAGAGGCCGTCGATGTGACGTTTGCAG atttCGATGGCGTCTTGTACCACATCTCCAACCCGAATGGGGACAAGACCAAAGTGATGGTCAGCATCTCCCTGAAGTTCTACAAGGAACTGCAGGAGCATGGAGCTGACGAG ctgCTCAAGAGGGTCTATGGGAATTTCCTGGTCTCAACAGAGTCTG GCTACAACGTGTCCCTCCTCTACGACCTGGATGCACTACCAGCCAACAAAGATGAGGTTGTCCACCAGGCGGGGATGCTCAAGAGGAACTGCTTCGCCTCTGTGTTTGAAAAGTACTTCAAGTTCCAGGAAGAGGGCAAAGAGGGCGAGCAGAGGGCCGTGGTCCACTACAGAGACGACGAGTCCAT GTATGTGGAGGCCAAGAAGGACAGAGTGACGGTTGTGTTCAGCACAGTGTTCAAAGACGACGACGACGTCATCATCGGCAAAGTCTTCATGCAG gAGTTCAAAGAGGGTCGGCGAGCCAGCCACACGGCCCCCCAGGTGCTGTTCAGCCACAGGGAGCCGCCGCTGGAGCTGAAGGACACAGACGCCGCCGTCGGGGACAACATCGGATACATCACCTTCG TCCTGTTCCCACGTCACACCAATGCCAATGCCAGAGACAACACCATCAACCTCATCCACACCTTCAGGGACTACCTGCACTACCACATAAAGTGCTCCAAG GCCTACATTCACACACGCATGAGGGCCAAGACGTCAGACTTCCTCAAGGTGCTGAACCGCGCTCGGCCCGACGCCGAGAAGAAGGAGATGAAGACCATCTC TGGAAAGACCTTCTCCCGCTGA
- the LOC130165113 gene encoding keratin, type I cytoskeletal 18-like isoform X1 — MPSNTAASMFGGAGGRGSRASVASLEGLRNVMRNETDKDSSPAPPPAKPAAAAAPAPAPSPADDKHTLRGLNGRLSGYLDRVKQLKEENDNLGKQIGEIVAKRKAPEGRDWDETGKPLEDLTNKIKDITMDNAKLLLQIDNTKLANDDFKNKLDDETKARKELEKDLEVLKKTMEDTKLNCEQSKKETDLVKDELARINKEHKDEVDILREKIKESEVKVEVDSKNSNLAEVLNKIRNQYDELAKKNLKETDEWYQSKFENIKVVEAQNVEVLHSGKTELKDLLKQKQILEIKIQSSQSTIRNLEETLRNTEVEYGQQLAPLNKVIMDLASELEKVRAQVENQVETNKNLLCVKMKLESEINGYQQLINGMTADTESAEFSLEDALRSEQQKPNNEAPEQQQEVKGEALVKQESAPPNKSNPPEVVEGDLMKAEAVAANKAAAPIALNNGTTEKKKKSKAKTKKGSSSSSSSSSSSSSSSSSSSSDSEKEGEKPKNEDEVAQA, encoded by the exons ATGCCTTCAAACACCGCTGCCAGCATGTTTGGTGGAGCCGGAGGAAGGGGCTCCAGGGCGTCCGTGGCCAGCCTGGAGGGGCTGCGTAACGTGATGCGCAACGAGACGGACAAAGACTCCTCGcccgctcctcctccagcaaaacctgccgctgccgctgcccCCGCTCCTGCTCCAAGCCCCGCTGATGACAAGCACACACTGCGGGGTCTGAATGGCCGTCTGTCCGGCTACCTGGACAGGGTGAAGCAGCTGAAGGAGGAAAACGACAATCTGGGGAAACAGATTGGTGAGATTGTGGCCAAGAGGAAGGCGCCTGAGGGACGGGATTGGGATGAGACTGGGAAACCCCTAGAAGACCTCACGAACAAG aTCAAAGACATCACCATGGACAATGCCAAGCTGCTACTCCAGATTGACAACACCAAACTGGCCAATGATGACTTCAAGAACAA GCTGGACGATGAGACAAAGGCCCGTAAGGAACTGGAAAAAGACCTGGAGGTTCTGAAGAAGACCATGGAGGACACCAAGCTGAACTGCGAGCAGTCTAAGAAAGAGACTGATTTGGTGAAGGACGAGCTCGCTCGCATCAACAAGGAACACAAGGAT GAGGTGGACATCCTGCGTGAGAAGATCAAGGAGTCCGAGGTTAAGGTGGAGGTTGATTCCAAGAACTCCAACCTGGCCGAGGTTCTCAACAAGATCCGCAACCAGTACGATGAACTGGCCAAGAAGAACCTGAAGGAGACTGACGAGTGGTACCAGAGCAAG TTTGAGAACATAAAGGTGGTGGAGGCCCAGAACGTCGAGGTCTTGCACTCCGGAAAGACGGAGCTCAAGGATCTgctcaaacagaaacaaattctGGAAATTAAGATCCAGAGTTCGCAGAGCACG ATCCGAAATCTGGAGGAAACCCTGAGGAACACCGAAGTTGAGTACGGTCAACAACTGGCCCCTCTCAACAAGGTGATCATGGACCTGGCGTCGGAGCTGGAGAAGGTGAGGGCACAGGTGGAGAACCAGGTGGAAACCAACAAGAACCTGCTGTGTGTCAAGATGAAGTTGGAGTCGGAAATCAACGGCTACCAGCAGCTGATCAATGGGATGACGGCTGATACTGAAAG CGCGGAGTTTTCTTTAGAGGATGCACTGCGCAGCG AACAGCAAAAGCCTAACAACGAGGcgcctgagcagcagcaggaagtgaaaggAGAAGCCCTTGTGAAGCAAGAAAGTGCCCCCCCCAACAAATCCAACCCCCCTGAAGTGGTGGAAGGAGACCTCATGAAGGCCGAGGCGGTTGCTGCCAATAAAGCAGCAGCTCCAATTGCGCTGAACAATGGCaccactgaaaagaaaaaaaaatccaaggcTAAAACTAAGAAGggttcatcctcttcctcctcctcctcctcttcctcctcttcctcctcctcctcctcctcctccgactCTGAGAAAGAAGGCGAAAAGCCCAAGAATGAGGATGAAGTCGCCCAAGCTTGA